A window of the Streptomyces sp. Ag109_O5-10 genome harbors these coding sequences:
- a CDS encoding SGNH/GDSL hydrolase family protein — MTNMSRARVARRIAAGAAYGGGGVGLVGAAAVGLVLAEVRMARTAVHNGTSGGRVPVADGRYGDGYGASGEPPIRLTMLGDSTAAGQGVHRAAQTPGALLASGLAAVAERPVVLSNVALPGAQSDDLDRQVALVLGTASPVPDVCVIMIGANDVTRRMPPTRSVRHLSAAVRRLRTAGAEVVVGTCPDLGTIEPVRQPLRWLARRASRQLAAAQTIGTVEQGGRTVSLGDLLGPEFAAHPRELFGPDSFHPSAEGYATAAMAVLPTVCAALGLWPAEEERPDVTRREGFLPVARAAAEAAAEAGTEVTAAMPTGPRGPWALLKRRRRQQVEPLPSDPASEEARSRAGTTD, encoded by the coding sequence ATGACGAACATGTCGAGGGCGCGGGTGGCCCGGCGGATCGCGGCCGGGGCGGCGTACGGCGGTGGCGGGGTCGGTCTGGTCGGCGCGGCCGCGGTGGGCCTGGTGCTGGCCGAGGTGCGGATGGCCAGGACGGCAGTGCACAACGGCACCAGCGGCGGCCGGGTGCCGGTGGCGGACGGCCGCTACGGCGACGGTTACGGCGCCTCAGGTGAGCCGCCCATCCGACTGACCATGCTCGGCGACTCCACGGCCGCCGGGCAGGGCGTGCACCGCGCCGCCCAGACCCCGGGCGCGCTGCTGGCGTCCGGCCTCGCCGCGGTCGCGGAGCGCCCGGTGGTGCTCAGCAACGTGGCGCTCCCCGGGGCTCAGTCCGACGACCTGGACCGCCAGGTCGCCCTGGTGCTGGGCACGGCCTCGCCCGTCCCCGACGTCTGCGTGATCATGATCGGCGCCAACGACGTCACCCGCCGGATGCCGCCGACCCGCTCCGTCCGCCACCTCTCGGCGGCCGTCCGCCGGCTGCGCACGGCGGGGGCGGAGGTGGTGGTCGGCACCTGCCCCGACCTGGGCACGATCGAGCCGGTACGGCAGCCCCTGCGCTGGCTGGCCCGGCGGGCGTCCCGGCAGCTGGCGGCGGCCCAGACCATCGGGACGGTGGAGCAGGGCGGCCGCACGGTGTCGCTGGGCGACCTGCTCGGCCCCGAGTTCGCGGCCCATCCGCGCGAGCTGTTCGGCCCCGACAGCTTCCACCCCTCGGCGGAGGGGTACGCCACGGCGGCGATGGCGGTGCTGCCGACGGTCTGCGCGGCCCTGGGCCTGTGGCCGGCCGAGGAGGAGCGTCCCGACGTCACGCGCCGCGAGGGCTTCCTGCCGGTCGCCCGGGCCGCGGCGGAGGCCGCGGCCGAGGCCGGCACGGAGGTCACGGCGGCGATGCCGACGGGCCCGCGCGGACCGTGGGCCCTGCTGAAACGCCGCCGGCGCCAGCAGGTGGAGCCCCTCCCGTCCGACCCCGCTTCCGAAGAGGCGAGGTCGAGGGCGGGTACGACCGACTAG